In Gorilla gorilla gorilla isolate KB3781 chromosome 12, NHGRI_mGorGor1-v2.1_pri, whole genome shotgun sequence, the following are encoded in one genomic region:
- the POLE4 gene encoding DNA polymerase epsilon subunit 4 isoform X3, producing MAAAAAAGSGTPREEEGPAGEAAASQPQAPTSVPGARLSRLPLARVKALVKADPDVTLAGQEAIFILARAAELFVETIAKDAYCCAQQGKRKTLQRRDLDNAIEAVDEFAFLEGTLD from the exons atggcggcggcggcggcggcaggaaGCGGGACGCCCCGAGAGGAGGAGGGACCTGCTGGGGAGGCAGCGGCCTCGCAGCCCCAGGCCCCAACGAGTGTGCCTGGGGCTCGTCTCTCGAGGTTGCCTCTGGCGCGAGTGAAGGCCTTGGTGAAGGCAGATCCCGACGTGACGCTAGCGGGACAGGAAGCCATCTTCATTCTGGCACGAGCCGCG GAACTGTTTGTGGAGACCATTGCAAAAGATGCCTACTGTTGCGCTCAGCAGGGAAAAAGGAAAACCCTTCAGAGGAGAGACTTGG ATAATGCAATAGAAGCTGTGGATGAATTTGCTTTTCTGGAAG GTACTTTAGATTGA
- the POLE4 gene encoding DNA polymerase epsilon subunit 4 isoform X2 produces the protein MAAAAAAGSGTPREEEGPAGEAAASQPQAPTSVPGARLSRLPLARVKALVKADPDVTLAGQEAIFILARAAELFVETIAKDAYCCAQQGKRKTLQRRDLDNAIEAVDEFAFLEALFTITKI, from the exons atggcggcggcggcggcggcaggaaGCGGGACGCCCCGAGAGGAGGAGGGACCTGCTGGGGAGGCAGCGGCCTCGCAGCCCCAGGCCCCAACGAGTGTGCCTGGGGCTCGTCTCTCGAGGTTGCCTCTGGCGCGAGTGAAGGCCTTGGTGAAGGCAGATCCCGACGTGACGCTAGCGGGACAGGAAGCCATCTTCATTCTGGCACGAGCCGCG GAACTGTTTGTGGAGACCATTGCAAAAGATGCCTACTGTTGCGCTCAGCAGGGAAAAAGGAAAACCCTTCAGAGGAGAGACTTGG ATAATGCAATAGAAGCTGTGGATGAATTTGCTTTTCTGGAAG